CAATCTACGAGTGACTACTGTAATCAAAGGGCGCATCTAGCATCATCTTCTACTCCATAGAAATGTTCTCTTTACTGGCGTCGCTTTTTCTTGCACGTAAATGATCGGAAAATTTTCCGGCatgaaaaaggaaacaaaagagATGAGCTAAGATTTCAACGCAGTAAGTAAGTAGTGCACagtatttttcctttattcaGGAAATTATACCAGAAGAAACACTCTCTATACGAATAAATGTCGGAAAGCCACATTCCTGCCTGGAAgagaatttctttgaagaaacagactccaaaaagtgaaaatgaagttaATGAGCAAAGCCAATCTAGTATAATAGATGATGACCCATTGAATATCACCACTCATTTGTCCACAGGTAACTTgacaaagaaggaaaaaaaaagaatcatCAATGGTGAAAACAAACTATCTatcaagaaagagaaacGGGTGTCGAAGCCTGGcacaaagaagaaggaaaaattatcaaaagaggaaaagaactctaaaaaaaacaaaattcttAGAGATCAACTACGTTACTTaatagaatttttcaaaacaaagTCTGAAACAAAATTTCCAATCACCGTGCTAGAACTGGAAAGTGTGAAGGAAAATTATGGTGATTCCTTAAGTAAAGATGTATCGGCAGACTCTGACGTTGTTGAAATCTGGAAGTTTTCCAAACAGAAGCAAAACTGGCTTAtcaagcatttttttaatctAGATGAGATTCCACCGGTATACAATGACCTTTTGCTTTTATATTTCAAGGATTTACAAGGCAGATCAAAAGATGAACTAATATCGAAATGTcaaaagaaactgaaacAATGGAATGATTACGCGGAAGATCAAGagacaaaaataaaagcgTTAGTCGAAGGGGAAAAAACTAGCGAGcaagttgaagaagaagaaacggAGGAAGGTGAGAAAAGTGACGAGCCTgtgaaagaggaaaaagaagaggtaCAAATGCCTAACAAAGAGCTTATTCAAAGAAGCTTGAAATTGCTCGAAATTTGGAAGGATGATGACTTGAAACCAAtagaactgaaaaaattttctattgACATTTAATATATAGTTCgagattttctttacttaATGGTCGGATCATATAAATCtttatgaagaaattttcttcaaaaaaagatcgGACAAGTCATTTAAGATGTTATAAATTCTcacaaaaatataaaaacgCTGTCTAGAAGCACGAATGAAAAAGCTGTAATTGTCTccgaaaagcaaaaattcaatagTGATGAGGATGAATAATTAATAACCTTACCAACCTTGCCCTACAGCAAATGAAACTTATAAACCTGCCCTATCTCTCCTTATGGGTAATAACGCGGcttatcaaaaacatgATAAAAGTGACCTCTGTCACCTTCGCCCAAAAATTTATCGGGAAATTTCATGTCTTCATTATCTGATTCATCGACATGATCATATTCATAAATGGAACTTGTGCTTTTGGCCAACGCTTGTTCATTCAAGACCTGAAATTTACCAACCTGCAGCTCAGTATCTGTGATTGTGCCTCTTGCGACCCTTGCGTAACCTGTTCTTCTTAAGTTCTTATATAAGATATATTCACACCATCTGTCATCGTCAGTAGGGTCAATGTCATGCATTCCGGAAGTTTCACTAACGAAGGTATTGTAGTTGCCTTCACCTGGGTCAACAACTAGGTAGCTGAGTAGAATAGCTGGGCGGGTTGAGTTACCCATAAGTTTAGCCATATAGTTGCTTTGCAATCTTCtatcctcttcatcttcctcttgcCCACTGTGGAAGACAAAGACATCAACCAATGTGTCATTATATGTTTGAAGCGTAGCATGAATGGCTGGTGCAAGTTCCCCAACTGGAGAGGGCAATAGATGATGTGTAGAATTTACGATAGgaaatttggaaagaagaacacAGCCCCATGTATGTTTGTTCGGACCTGGTCCAAAGTCAGCATACATATTCAAATCATGAGCTAGTTTATTGGTCAAATCCCTGTTACCCATGATGATTCTTTGTGTATCTGTTTCTAATAAGCCTATAACATCCAcctccatttcttcaattaGGTTGATCATTCTATCTTCAGATGCCCACATATCATTGTCGAGACCGAAATGGATGGTCCAAATACCAGCCGTAATTAACTGAGAGTCTGGATGATAAGGTTGAGGAATCCCGGTAGGTCTGATATCGTACGTCAATTTGGCTGTCAATGTTAGTAGAACTAcagcaaagaaagaaatgtaGGTGTAAAATTTTTTACTCATAGTCTCCAACTGCACGTTGAGATTTTTGCTGATCAGAACACCAAGAATGATGAATGTTGAGGAAAGAGCAAGGACAgtcccaattttttctctaagTAGCCAACCCATTGGAACAAACGCATACGCAACTACCCAAACATTGGCCAAGACAAATATGAGATAAACGGCAAATGAAACGACATAAACCCATATGCTTTGTATTTGGCCTAATGCAGAAAAGTACGAAGGAACTAACCAAAGCATAGCGATGGCATATAATAAACCACCGGAAATGTATTTGGGCCATTGTGTAATACTCCTAGTAGAAAGCACAGCAGTAGATAAGACTAATAATAAGCATGGAACTAACGGTTTACCGATAAACTTCACTGAGCCTACGACAGCAAACAGCATGACCGTACACGTTAAGGAACTCCATGGCCAAGACAATGGCCCATGTGAGTCATTGTAACCTTCCCATGCCCAATAAATGGTAGTGGAGGAGTCCGTTAACAACTGATGAATACCGAACAATAGTGAACCAAAACCAACAGCTAAAAACAGTTTGCCAGCAAACGAAACAGATCTTACTTGTGTGTTTCTCTTTCCTTGGAAATTGACTGAATTAACATAAGGCGATAAcataccaaaaaaaacggTAAGGATAAGAGATGTCTTATTATAGCCACCATTACGCTCATCCAGGATGACCCAG
The genomic region above belongs to Saccharomyces kudriavzevii IFO 1802 strain IFO1802 genome assembly, chromosome: 3 and contains:
- the CWH43 gene encoding Cwh43p (similar to Saccharomyces cerevisiae CWH43 (YCR017C); ancestral locus Anc_1.434) → MLTINGKIIPIIHTICAFSAFFAALVTGYSFHFHKIVTNAHYTYPDEWFPSVSATIGDRYPERSIFQILIALTAFPRFLLLLGHYYLNQSKICLLVGVLRTVSCGGWVYITSTDDHDIHDIFMITYILLTLPWDIMITRYSSPLTSKNKGLTATIFFTTLFPMIYWYIQHSVQQRAGAYSIYAYFEWSLILLDIAFDAFAYADFKKIDIVLAFNEKPGNTSFFQIKDSSAIVHGEKESSELQKIRAGKEVEKKINVALNATHSYFKFDSFFYLLTNVFNGFLFWSNATSLLCSVWHFPLWYMGISGYETAMFGLLGPILLYLPFVSEAFTQYGVLLGGTIAIGAYIVQMPELRLISVAVGTSITVAAFVQNLRYITDEKTSVSFAVTWLLGLVASVILKMGFYTNNPTWVILDERNGGYNKTSLILTVFFGMLSPYVNSVNFQGKRNTQVRSVSFAGKLFLAVGFGSLLFGIHQLLTDSSTTIYWAWEGYNDSHGPLSWPWSSLTCTVMLFAVVGSVKFIGKPLVPCLLLVLSTAVLSTRSITQWPKYISGGLLYAIAMLWLVPSYFSALGQIQSIWVYVVSFAVYLIFVLANVWVVAYAFVPMGWLLREKIGTVLALSSTFIILGVLISKNLNVQLETMSKKFYTYISFFAVVLLTLTAKLTYDIRPTGIPQPYHPDSQLITAGIWTIHFGLDNDMWASEDRMINLIEEMEVDVIGLLETDTQRIIMGNRDLTNKLAHDLNMYADFGPGPNKHTWGCVLLSKFPIVNSTHHLLPSPVGELAPAIHATLQTYNDTLVDVFVFHSGQEEDEEDRRLQSNYMAKLMGNSTRPAILLSYLVVDPGEGNYNTFVSETSGMHDIDPTDDDRWCEYILYKNLRRTGYARVARGTITDTELQVGKFQVLNEQALAKSTSSIYEYDHVDESDNEDMKFPDKFLGEGDRGHFYHVFDKPRYYP
- the RBP95 gene encoding RNA-binding ribosome assembly factor RBP95 (similar to Saccharomyces cerevisiae YCR016W; ancestral locus Anc_1.431); this translates as MSESHIPAWKRISLKKQTPKSENEVNEQSQSSIIDDDPLNITTHLSTGNLTKKEKKRIINGENKLSIKKEKRVSKPGTKKKEKLSKEEKNSKKNKILRDQLRYLIEFFKTKSETKFPITVLELESVKENYGDSLSKDVSADSDVVEIWKFSKQKQNWLIKHFFNLDEIPPVYNDLLLLYFKDLQGRSKDELISKCQKKLKQWNDYAEDQETKIKALVEGEKTSEQVEEEETEEGEKSDEPVKEEKEEVQMPNKELIQRSLKLLEIWKDDDLKPIELKKFSIDI